Part of the Aestuariirhabdus haliotis genome is shown below.
ATTAAATCGGCGACCACGGCCAGATTCCGCAGCTCGATGAGGTCATTACTTACCTTATAGTTGCTATAGAACTCGTCGATCTCTTGCAGCAGCATATCAACCCGGTGTTTGGCCCGCTGTAACCGCTTGTTGGTTCTGACGATGCCGACGTAATCCCACATAAAACGGCGAAGCTCTTCCCAGTTGTGAGCGATAATTACGTCCTCGTCAGAATCGGTTACCTGGCTCTCATCCCACTCGGGCAGGTTGGGTAAGGAGGTGTCGGCCTGCGCCAGTTCAATACGAATATCTTCCGCTGCCGAGCGGCCATAAACCACGCATTCCAGAAGAGAGTTACTGGCCAGCCGGTTGGCGCCATGCAGGCCGGTAAAGCTGGTTTCCCCGATGGCATAGAGACCTTCGAGGTCCGTGCGCCCCTGATGATCGACCATTACACCACCGCAGGTATAGTGGGCGGCAGGAACCACCGGTATAGGATCCCGAGTGATATCGATCCCGAAGCTCAGGCAGCGTTCATGAACGGTCGGGAAATGCTCGAGGATGAATTCTTTCGATTTGTGGCTAATGTCCAGATACACACAGTCGACCCCGAGCCGCTTCATTTCATGGTCCATGGCGCGAGCAACGATATCCCGAGGTGCTAGCTCCAGGCGAGGATCGAAGCGTTCCATAAAGCGTTGTCCATCTGGCAAGCGCAACTTGCCGCCTTCACCCCGAACCGCTTCTGTAATCAGGAAGGACTTGGCCTGCGGGTGATAAAGGCAGGTGGGGTGGAACTGATTGAATTCCATGTTGGCGACTCGGCAACCAGCACGCCAGGCCATGGCAATGCCGTCACCGCTGGCACCATCCTGATTGCTGGTATAAAGGTATACCTTGCTCGCGCCTCCGGTTGCCAAAACCACGCAACGAGCTTGAAAAAGCTCAACCTGGTCGGCTTCTTCGTTCAGGACATAAGCTCCTTTGCAGCGAGGTTTATCGCTGCCGGTGTGACGATGGGTGACCAGGTCAATGGCCAGCCGGTTTTCAAACAGATCCAGGTTTTTGGCTTCCCGAGCTCGTTCAATCAGGGTGCTGGCAACCGCCTGCCCGGTGGCATCGGCGGCGTGAATAACGCGTCTGTGGCTGTGCCCACCTTCTTTGGTTAAATGATAATCATCGGTGGTAGCGGTGACATCGTTGCTGCGGGTGAAAGGTACGCCCTGTTCGATCAACCAGTGAATATTTTCAGAACTGTTGCTGACGGTAAAACGCACAGCGTCATCATGGCATAAACCGGCACCGGCATTGAGCGTATCCGCCGTATGGTCAGCCACGCTGTCAGTGCTGTCCAAAACGGCAGCAATTCCGCCTTGGGCCTGGGAAGTTGATCCTGCCATCAAGCTGGCTTTGCTCAGAACCGCTACTCTTACCGATGGCGCAAGTTCCAGCGCCAGGCTCAATCCGGCGGCGCCACTGCCTATCACCAGTACGTCGTGAAGATGCTTGATCGTCATCGCGGTGTCCGTCTGCTTAATGGTTTGTTTCGTTGCATAAGGACGGCAAGATTATAGCGTGGCTGAAGATAGGGCAAGTATCGTGGTTTTAGTCTTATCTTAAGGGGGGAGCGCCTGGATATAACGCTTGATTTATCGCCCTTCGCCCATATATAGGAAGTCAGCTTTATAACTTTGTCACGGCAATAATATTGTCTTTAAAGTTTTTTGAACTAACACTTTCCGGCGGGGTCTATCCGCTGGTATTGATAAACATGTCGCTGTTGCCAGCACATAGATGCAGTTTGCGGGGGAGATGAGTGATCCAGCAGCAGGATGAAGATCAACAGTTGGTTGCCCGTGTTCAGCAGGGCGACAAGCGTGCATTTGATCTTCTTGTCATCAAGTATCAACATAAAATACTCGGCTTGGTCAGTCGATATGTGTTTGATCACCAGGAAGTGCAAGATGTTACCCAGGAAGCGTTTATCAAAGCCTACCGGGCACTGGGTAAGTTTCGTGGGGAAAGCGCCTTTTATACTTGGTTGTACCGAATCGCCATCAATACGGCCAAGAATTACCTGGTATCACGGGGGCGCAGGCCGCCTGATACCGATGTTGAAGCTGAGGATGCGGAACACTATGAAGGCCGTAACCCGTTGAGAGAGATAGAAAATCCGGAAAATAGATTGCTTACCGATGAGGTTGAAGCCACTATAAAGCATGCCATTGCGAGCCTTCCGGAGGACCTTAAAACAGCACTGACTTTACGAGAGTTTGAAGGCCTGAGCTACGAAGAGATCGCCGAT
Proteins encoded:
- the nadB gene encoding L-aspartate oxidase: MTIKHLHDVLVIGSGAAGLSLALELAPSVRVAVLSKASLMAGSTSQAQGGIAAVLDSTDSVADHTADTLNAGAGLCHDDAVRFTVSNSSENIHWLIEQGVPFTRSNDVTATTDDYHLTKEGGHSHRRVIHAADATGQAVASTLIERAREAKNLDLFENRLAIDLVTHRHTGSDKPRCKGAYVLNEEADQVELFQARCVVLATGGASKVYLYTSNQDGASGDGIAMAWRAGCRVANMEFNQFHPTCLYHPQAKSFLITEAVRGEGGKLRLPDGQRFMERFDPRLELAPRDIVARAMDHEMKRLGVDCVYLDISHKSKEFILEHFPTVHERCLSFGIDITRDPIPVVPAAHYTCGGVMVDHQGRTDLEGLYAIGETSFTGLHGANRLASNSLLECVVYGRSAAEDIRIELAQADTSLPNLPEWDESQVTDSDEDVIIAHNWEELRRFMWDYVGIVRTNKRLQRAKHRVDMLLQEIDEFYSNYKVSNDLIELRNLAVVADLIIRSAQQRKESRGLHYTLDYPKTLTTAVDTLLVPTNSPL
- the rpoE gene encoding RNA polymerase sigma factor RpoE, with the translated sequence MQQQDEDQQLVARVQQGDKRAFDLLVIKYQHKILGLVSRYVFDHQEVQDVTQEAFIKAYRALGKFRGESAFYTWLYRIAINTAKNYLVSRGRRPPDTDVEAEDAEHYEGRNPLREIENPENRLLTDEVEATIKHAIASLPEDLKTALTLREFEGLSYEEIADVMQCPVGTVRSRIFRARDAVDKEIKPLLQ